From a single Silene latifolia isolate original U9 population chromosome 6, ASM4854445v1, whole genome shotgun sequence genomic region:
- the LOC141586017 gene encoding cytochrome P450 76T24-like: MEPHILSLILVTIIFVIFYVIKISRNSTKSKRPPGPKPWPIIGNIHQLGDKPHLSVAELSKKYGPIMSLKLGTMTIIVISSPQVAKEMFLKHDLTFSSRTFPEATRKSNHHKHSMVWLPVGPKWRDLRKIAVVQLFTTQRLDSSQGLRQKKVGELVDHVRYCCEKGKVVSVGKAAFTTSLNLLSNTIFSIDLGNHDSSSLQEFKDIISALLELSAKPNVSDFFPLVKYLDLQGISRKGSVYFDKMLGVFDRIIEKRLSDGIAVKDDVLGTLLKLVEDNELSLEDVRHLLMDLFIGGTDTTSVTLEWAMTELLRNPEKMAKAQDELDQIIGKNTAAIQESDISKLPYIQAVVKETFRLHPPGPLLVPHKAEKDVNLCGFFVPKDALIWVNVWSMGRDSSVWPNALSFLPERFLESEVDFKGRNFELLPFGAGRRICPAIPLAYRMVHLMLATLLHSFNWKYAHGLRPEDIEVEEKFGLTLQKADPLQAIPLIR, encoded by the exons ATGGAACCTCACATCTTATCTCTAATTCTCGTCACCATAATCTTCGTCATATTTTACGTCATCAAAATTTCTCGAAATTCTACTAAATCCAAACGTCCTCCAGGACCTAAACCATGGCCAATCATAGGCAACATACACCAGCTCGGCGACAAACCACATCTTTCAGTCGCCGAGCTATCAAAAAAATATGGTCCCATAATGTCCCTCAAATTAGGGACTATGACAATTATAGTAATATCATCCCCTCAAGTAGCGAAAGAAATGTTCCTTAAGCACGACTTAACATTTTCTTCTAGAACATTCCCGGAGGCGACTAGGAAGTCGAACCATCATAAGCATTCCATGGTTTGGCTCCCAGTAGGGCCGAAATGGCGAGACCTTAGGAAAATCGCGGTTGTTCAACTATTTACAACTCAACGACTCGATTCAAGCCAGGGTTTAAGGCAGAAGAAAGTAGGTGAGTTAGTTGATCATGTACGATATTGTTGCGAGAAAGGGAAGGTTGTTAGCGTAGGCAAGGCCGCGTTTACTACTTCGCTGAATTTGTTGTCCAACACGATATTCTCGATTGATTTAGGTAATCATGATTCATCGAGTTTGCAAGAGTTTAAGGACATTATTTCGGCGTTGTTGGAATTAAGTGCAAAGCCAAATGTTTCGGATTTTTTCCCATTGGTTAAGTACTTGGATTTGCAAGGAATTTCGAGAAAGGGTTCGGTTTATTTTGATAAGATGCTTGGAGTTTTCGATAGGATTATTGAGAAAAGATTGAGTGATGGTATTGCTGTAAAAGATGATGTTCTTGGTACTTTACTTAAGTTGGTTGAAGATAATGAGTTGAGCCTTGAAGATGTTAGACATTTGCTCATG GATCTATTTATAGGCGGGACAGACACAACCTCTGTCACATTAGAATGGGCAATGACAGAGTTATTGCGCAACCCAGAAAAAATGGCAAAAGCTCAAGATGAACTAGACCAAATAATTGGCAAGAATACTGCGGCAATTCAAGAATCCGACATTTCAAAGTTACCATATATTCAAGCTGTGGTGAAAGAAACATTCAGGTTACACCCACCAGGTCCACTTTTAGTACCTCATAAAGCCGAAAAAGATGTAAATCTATGTGGGTTCTTCGTACCCAAGGATGCACTAATATGGGTCAATGTATGGTCTATGGGTCGTGATTCAAGCGTATGGCCAAACGCTCTTTCATTTTTGCCCGAAAGGTTTTTGGAAAGTGAAGTCGATTTTAAGGGTAGAAATTTCGAGTTATTACCATTCGGAGCAGGAAGAAGAATATGTCCCGCTATACCACTGGCTTATAGAATGGTGCATCTAATGTTAGCAACTCTTCTTCATTCTTTCAATTGGAAATATGCTCATGGGCTACGTCCTGAAGATATAGAGGTCGAGGAAAAGTTCGGACTTACTCTACAAAAAGCTGACCCACTTCAAGCTATACCCCTTATAAGATGA
- the LOC141586016 gene encoding cytochrome P450 76AD1-like — translation MDYRNITFLFFSILTFLFLLKLASKSGKSKLPPGPKSWPIIGNIHLFGDKLHYSVTNLSKAYGPIMSLKFGTVTTIVISSPEIAKDMFLKHDLALSSRKQSDAVRVLNHDKNSMAWLPVCPKWRNLRKIVTIQIFTNHRLDASQFIRQKKVSELLEHARWCSENDLPVDIGKAGFTASLNLLSNTLFSVDLASHESSFSQDFKDLVWHIMEASGTPNISDFFPVVRYLDLQGLRKRIKGLFLKVMETFEQIINQRMKDEAVSKDDVLDTLLKLVEDDTLSLDDVYHMLLDLFAAGTDTTSSTLEWAFTELLRNPEKLANAQNEIDRVIGKHNGPIQESDISKLPYIQAVVKEALRLHPPIPFLLPHKAEKDVELSGYFVPKNAQIWVNVWAIGRDPSVWPNALSFSPERFLGSEVDFKGRDFELIPFGAGRRMCPGMPLAHRMVHLMLATLLHSFDWKHAHGLRPEDIDAEEKFGLTQQKAQPLQAIPLMRR, via the exons ATGGATTACCGCAACATaacatttcttttcttttccatcTTAACTTTCCTTTTCTTACTTAAGCTCGCTTCAAAATCTggcaaatccaaacttcctcctGGACCAAAATCATGGCCTATCATAGGCAACATTCACCTGTTTGGCGACAAGCTTCATTACTCTGTCACCAATCTTTCTAAAGCCTATGGACCTATAATGTCTCTTAAGTTTGGAACTGTCACCACCATTGTTATCTCATCCCCGGAAATAGCCAAAGATATGTTCCTTAAGCATGACTTAGCCCTCTCTAGTAGGAAGCAGTCAGATGCCGTTAGGGTGTTAAATCATGATAAAAATTCCATGGCTTGGCTCCCTGTATGTCCCAAGTGGCGAAATTTAAGGAAGATTGTAACCATCCAAATATTCACAAACCATCGACTCGATGCTAGCCAATTTATAAGGCAAAAAAAGGTCAGTGAGTTACTTGAGCATGCAAGATGGTGCTCTGAAAATGACCTGCCCGTTGATATAGGCAAAGCCGGGTTCACTGCCTCGCTAAACTTGTTGTCCAACACGTTGTTCTCCGTGGATTTGGCTAGTCACGAGTCCTCCTTTTCACAAGATTTTAAGGATCTTGTTTGGCATATAATGGAGGCTAGTGGAACTCCTAATATCTCAGATTTTTTTCCTGTAGTTAGGTACTTGGACTTGCAAGGTCTACGGAAACGGATCAAGGGTCTTTTTCTTAAGGTGATGGAGACTTTTGAGCAGATCATTAATCAAAGAATGAAAGATGAGGCGGTTTCTAAAGATGATGTTCTGGACACTCTCCTCAAGCTTGTAGAAGATGATACCTTGAGCCTTGATGATGTCTATCATATGCTACTA GATCTGTTTGCAGCAGGGACGGATACAACATCTAGCACATTAGAGTGGGCATTCACAGAACTACTACGCAATCCCGAAAAACTGGCTAATGCTCAAAATGAAATAGACCGGGTAATTGGGAAGCATAACGGACCAATTCAAGAATCTGACATCTCAAAATTACCATATATCCAAGCAGTGGTGAAAGAAGCATTGAGGTTACATCCACCTATTCCGTTTCTATTACCACATAAAGCTGAAaaggatgtcgaactaagtggcTATTTTGTCCCCAAGAATGCACAAATATGGGTTAATGTATGGGCAATTGGTCGTGACCCAAGCGTGTGGCCGAATGCACTGTCGTTTTCGCCTGAAAGATTTCTGGGTAGTGAAGTTGATTTCAAAGGTAGAGATTTTGAGCTAATTCCCTTTGGTGCAGGAAGAAGGATGTGTCCTGGCATGCCACTGGCTCATAGGATGGTGCATCTAATGTTAGCAACTCTTCTTCATTCTTTCGATTGGAAACACGCTCACGGGTTACGTCCTGAAGATATAGATGCCGAGGAAAAGTTTGGACTTACTCAACAAAAAGCCCAACCACTTCAAGCTATACCCCTTATGAGACGATGA